The stretch of DNA ACGTTCGGCGAGCCCGTAGGCTGTCGGCCGTGAGTGCGTCCGCCGCCCGGTTGTTCACGTCCGAGTCCGTCACCGAGGGGCACCCGGACAAGGTCTGCGACCAGATCTCCGACGCGATCCTCGACGCGATGCTCGCCCAGGACCCGCTGTCCCGGGTCGCGGTGGAGACGATGGTGACCACCGGCCTGGTGCACGTCGCCGGCGAGGTGACCACCGACGCGTACGTCGAGATCCCGCAGGTGATCCGCGAGGTCGTCAACGAGATCGGCTACACGTCGTCGGACATCGGCTTCGACGGCGACTCGTGCGGCGTCTCGGTGTCGATCGGCCAGCAGTCGCCGGACATCGCGCAGGGCGTGGACAAGGCGCTCGAGGCCCGGCAGGACGACTCCGACCTGGACCCGCTCGACCTGCAGGGCGCCGGCGACCAGGGGCTGATGTTCGGGTACGCCTGCGACGACACGCCCTCGCTCATGCCGCTGCCGATCTGGGTGGCGCACCGGCTCGCCGAGCAGCTCGCCGCCGTTCGCAAGGCCGGTGTCGTCAAGGGTCTGCGGCCGGACGGCAAGACACAGGTGACGATCGGCTACGAGGGCGACCGTGCCGTCAGCCTCGACACCGTCGTCGTGTCCACCCAGCACGAGCCGGACGTCAACCTCGAGACGACCCTCGCGCCGGCGGTCGCCGAGCTGGTCGTCGGGCCGGTGCTCGCCGAGCTGGACCTCGACACGACGGGTCACCGCCTCCTGGTCAACCCCACCGGCCAGTTCGTCATCGGCGGCCCCAAGGGCGATGCCGGGCTGACCGGCCGCAAGATCATCGTCGACACGTACGGCGGCTTCGCCCGGCACGGCGGCGGCGCGTTCTCCGGGAAGGACCCCTCGAAGGTCGACCGGTCCGCGGCGTACGCGATGCGCTGGGTGGCCAAGAACGTGGTCGCCGCCGGGCTGGCGCGGCGGTGCGAGGTGCAGGTGGCCTACGCGATCGGCACGGCGCACCCCGTCGGCCTGTACGTCGAGACGTTCGGCACCGGCCAGGTGCCGATCGATCGCCTGACGGCGGCCATCCGCGACGTGTTCGACCTGCGACCGGCGGCGATCGTCCGCGACCTCGACCTGCTGCGGCCGATCTACCGTCGCACCGCCGCCTACGGACACTTCGGCCGTGAGCTGGCGGACTTCACCTGGGAGCGCACCGACCGCGTCGCGGACCTCCAGTCGGCCGTCGGCTGACCCGGGTCCCGTCGGGCCGGTCCACCGCCGACCGCGGTCGGGCTCCGTGGGTCGTCGGTGGTGGGATGGGCACGTGGACCTGACCGCGGCGCAGCCGACCCTGGCCGGCATGCCGCGGGTGCGGGCGCCGCGTCGCCAGCTGCCGGTCGACACCGCCGCCCGCCTGCCCGTCGCCCGCGTGTGCGTCGACGTGCAGCCGGCGCACCTCGACCGCGTGTTCGAGTACCTGGTGCCTGCCACGCTGGACGAGCGGGCCGTGCCCGGTTGCCGGCTGAAGGTCCGGTTCGGCGGTCAGGACGTCGACGGCTGGCTGCTGGAGCGCACCGAGGAGGCCGACCACGAGGGACGGCTGGTGCCGATCCGGCGGGTGGTGACGTCCGGTCCGGTGCTGACACCCGAGCTCGCGCGCGTCGCCCGGGCGGTTGCCGACCGCTACGCCGGGACGCTGGCCGACGTGCTGCGGCTGGCGGTACCGCCCCGGCACGCACGTGTGGAGGCCGAGATGGACGCGCTCGGACCGGCGCAGGCACCGGCGGCAGCGCCGGCCGCAGCCGGTGGCGCGTGGTCGGCGTACCGCGGGGGACCGGCGTTGCTGCAGCACCTGCTGGCCGGCGGTGCGCCGCGGGCGGTCTGGACGGCGCTGCCCGGACCGCAGGGGGATCGATGGCCCGACGCGGTGGCGCAGGCCGTCGCGGCCTGCGTGCTCGGCGGGCGCGGGGCGCTGGTGGTCGCGCCCGACCGTCGGGACGTCGACCGGGTGGTCGCCGCGCTGGAGCAGGTGGGGCTCCCGGCCTGGTCGCCCGCGGCGGACGGAGGCGTCGTGCGACTGACCGCCGAGGACGGTCCGGCGCCGCGGTACCGCGCCTTCCTCGCCGCGCTCGGCGGGCGCGCTCGGGTGGTGGTCGGCACCAGGGCCTCCGCGTTCGCCCCGGTCGAGGATCTCGGCCTGGTGGTCTGCTGGGACGACGGCGACCCGCTGCACGCCGAGCCCAGAGCGCCGTACCCCCACGTGCGGGAGGTGCTGACGCTCCGCGCCGAGGCCGCCGGCGCCGCCGCGATCTTCGGCGGGCACGGCCGCTCCGTCGAGGCGCAGGCCCTGGTCGAGCGCGGCTGGGCCGCCTCCGTGACGGCCGACCGCGCCGTGCTGCGCGCGCGCACACCGCGGGTCCGGGCGCTGACGTCCGTCGAGCTCGCCCGGGAGGGAGCGGCCGCGGCGGCCCGGCTCCCCGCACCTGCCTTCGCCGCCATCCGCTCCGCCCTCGAGCGGGGCCCGGTGCTGGTCCAGGTGCCGCGGGCGGGGTACCTGCCGGCTGTCGCGTGCACCCGCTGCCGCGCGACCGCCCGGTGCGCCGTCTGCACCGGACCCCTCGGCCTGACCGGGCCGGACGCCGTGCCCGCCTGCCGCTGGTGCGGCCGGCTCGCCACCGCCTGGCGCTGCTCGACGTGCGGCAACGACGGTCTCCGATCGGTCCGCGTCGGCTCCGAGCGCACCGCCGAGGAGATCGGCAGGGCGTTCCCCGGGACCACCGTCCGGGTCTCCGGGGCGAGAGCCGCGGCCGGCGTGCTCGCGCAGGTCCCCGACCGGCCCGCGATCGTGGTCGCGACACCTGGTGCCGAGCCGGTGGCGGCCGGCGGCTACGCGGCCGCGGTGCTGCTGGACGCCTCGGTGGCGACCACGGGGGACGCACTCTCTGCGGAACCGGACGCCCTGCGTCGCTGGCTGGCCGCTGCGGCCCTGGTCCGGCCGATCGGCGACGGCGGGGAGGTGCTGCTCGTCGGCGACGGTGCGGAACGCCCCACGCAGGCCCTGGTCCGGTGGGACCCCGCCGGTCTTGCCGCACGGGAGCTGGCCGAGCGGGCCGAGCTGGGACTGCCACCGGTGATCCGGGTCGCCACCGTCACGGGGCCGCGGGAGGCCGTCGGTCTCGTCGTCGGCCGGGTGCAGGTGCCCGAGACGACGGTCTGGGGACCCGTCGCCGTCAGCGCGCCGGGCGGCTCACCGGACCCGCTGGATCCGGACGTCCGCGCGATGCTGCGCGCCCCGCGCAGCCGGGGCGCCGAGCTGACCAGGGCACTCGCCGCCTCGGTCGCCGTCCGGAGCGCGCGCCGTGAGGGTGGCACGCTCCGCGTGCAGGTCGACCCTCAGGAGCTGCTGTGAGCACCGTGGACACCCTGGTGCTCGATCTGGGGAACGTGCTGGTGCCGTGGCACCCCGAGCGGGCGTTCGAGGGGCTGGTGCCGGACGAGGACGTACGGCGGTTCCTGGAGGACGTCGACTTCCCGGAGCTCAACCGGTCGCTGGACGCGGGCCGGGACTGGGCCGACGCACGGCACGAGCTGTCCGCGATGGGGCCGTGGTACGTCGACATGCTCGACCTCTACCTCGCCCACTTCCCTCGCACGCTCGCCGGTGAGGTCCCCGGGATGGCGCGTCTGGTGCGCGAGCTGCACGACGTGGGCCTTCGGCTGCTCGGGCTGACCAACTGGTCGGCGGCAACCTTCCACCACGCCGTGCCGGCCGCCCCGGCGATCGGCCTGCTCGAGGCAGTGGTGGTGTCCGGCCAGGAGGGCGTCATCAAGCCGGACCCGCGCATCTTCGCCCTGGTGGTCGACCGCTTCGGGCTGCAGCCCGCCGCGACGCTGTTCGTCGACGACTCCTCGGTCAACGTGGCCGCAGCGCACGCCGCAGGCCTCCCGGCGGTCGTCTTCACCGATGCCGGACGTCTGCGGGCCGACCTCAGGGCGCGGGGTGTGCCCGTGGCCGCCGCCTAGGATCGCAGCCGTGCGTCTGCTCTTCGCCGGGACCCCGGCCCCCGCGGTGCCCTCGCTCGAGGGGCTGATCGCCTCCCGCCACGACGTGGTCGCCGTTCTGACACGCCCCGACGCACCCTCCGGGCGCGGCCGGACCCTGACGGCCAGCCCCGTGCGCCAGGTGGCCGAGGCTCACGGCATCGAGGTGCTCAGCCCTCGACGGCTGCGCGACGAGGACTTCCGCGCACGGTTCGCCGCCCTGGCGATCGACGCCGTCGCCGTGGTCGCGTACGGCGCGCTGATCCCCGCGGACCTCCTCGCCGCGGTGCCGGAGGGGTGGACCAACCTGCACTTCTCGCTGCTGCCCGCATGGCGCGGCGCCGCGCCGGTGCAGCACGCCCTGATCGCCGGCGACGAGGTGACGGGCGCGACCACCTTCCGCATCGAGGAGGGCCTGGACACCGGTCCGGTGTACGGCCTGCTGACCGAGACCATCCGGCCGCGGGACACCGCCGGCGACCTGCTGGACCGCCTTGCGCACGCGGGTGCCGGGCTGCTGGTGCGGACGATGGACGGCATCGCCGACGGCACCCTGGTCGCCGTCGCGCAGGGCGGTGACGGCATCAGCCACGCGCCCAAGCTGACCGCGGAGGACGGGCGCGTCCGCTGGACGCATCCGGCGCACGCCGTGGACCGCCGCATCCGCGGCTGCACCCCCGAGCCGGGCGCGTGGACGATGCTTCCCGACGGCACCCGGCTGGGACTGGGCCCCGTCACACCGGTCGGGGAGACGCTCCCCGCGGGGGTGCTGCAGATCGGGCGGCGGGACGTCCTGGTCGGCACGGGCAGCACGGCCGTGCGCCTGGGGACCGTCTCGGCCCCCGGCCGCCGGACGATGCCCGCCGCCGACTGGGCGCGCGGTGCCCGTCTCGCCAACGGCACGGTCCTCGGGGCCGAGGCATGAGCGACGCCCCGCGGGCAGCCCGTTCGCCGGGTCCCGGCGACGACCGCCGCCGACCGTCCCGCGACCACCGCGACGCCCAGGGCCGCCAGCGAGGGGCCGCGCGCGCCGAGGGCCGCACCGCCCGTTCCGCGGCTGCCCCGGCGCAGCGCGCCCGGCGAGGCGACGCGCCGCGTACCGCCGCCCTCGAGACGCTGCGCGCCGTCGCCGGCTCGGACGCGTACGCCAACCTGGTCCTGCCGCCGCTGCTGCGCCAGCGCCGGTTGCACGGGCGCGATGCGGCCTTCGCCACCGAGCTGACGTACGGCACTCTGCGGCTGCGCGGGCGCTACGACGCGGTGCTGGCTCAGGTGGTCGACCGGGACCTCGACCGGCTCGACCCCGTGGTGCTCGACCTGCTGCGGCTCGGCGCGCACCAGCTGCTCGGCATGCGGGTGCCCGTGCACGCCGCCGTCTCCGAGACGGTCGCGCTCGCCCGCGAGCACGCCGGTGCCGGCGCGGCGCAGCTGGTGAACGCCGTGCTGCGCCGGGTGTCCGAGCACCCGCTGGACGACTGGCTGCACCGCATCGCCGACGCCGCGGACCCGGCCGGGACCGACACCTCGGCCCGGCTCGCCGTCGTGGAGAGCCATCCGGCCTGGGTGGTCCGGGCGTTCCGGGAGGCGCTGGTCGGCCACGGTAGTACCGCGGACGAGCTCGAGGCCGTGCTGCAGGCCGACAACGACGCGCCCGCGGTGACGCTGGTCGCCCGGCCGGGGCTGGTGGAGGTCGACGAGCTCGTCGCCGGGGGAGTCGACGCGGCACCCGGTCGGCTGGCCGGCACGGCCGCCGTGCTGCGCGCCGGCGACCCGGGGGAGCTCGCGCCCGTGCGCGACGGGCTCGCCGGCGTGCAGGACGAAGGCAGCCAGCTGGTGACCCTGGCGCTCGCCGCCGCACCGCTCGACGGACGTGACGAGCGGTGGCTGGACCTCGCCGCCGGCCCGGGTGGGAAGGCTGCGCTGCTCGGGTCGCTGGCCGCCCAGCGCGGGGCCCGCCTGGTCGCCAACGAGGTGCACCCGCACCGCGCCGAGCTGGTCCGCCAGTCGTTGCGGGCGGTGCCGGCGGCGGCCGTGGAGGAGATCCGCGTGGGCGACGGTCGCGACGTGGGTCAGCAGGAGCCCGGCGCCTACGACCGCGTGCTGCTCGACGCGCCCTGCACCGGGCTCGGGGCGCTGCGCCGGCGACCGGAGTCCCGCTGGAGACGGACCCCCGCAGACCTCGCGGCGCTCGGTCAGCTGCAGCGAGGGCTGCTCGCCTCGGCACTGGCCGCTGTGCGGCCCGGCGGCGTGGTGGCCTACGTCACCTGCTCACCGCACCTCGCCGAGACCACGCTCGTCGTCACCGACGCCTTGCGTGCCGCCGCGCGTGCGGGCACGGCGGCCCAGGTGGTCGACGCTCGTTCCGTGGTGCTCGCCCTGGTGCCGGACGGCCAGCCGGCGCCGGACCTCCCGGAGCGCCCCGACGTCCAGCTGTGGCCGCACGTGCACGGCACGGACGCGATGCACCTGACGCTGCTGCGACGGGACTGAGCAGGCGCCGAGCGCGGGACCCTACGCTGGCCGCGTGGCCGTGCGCATCCATCCCAGCATCCTGTCCGCCGACTTCGCCAACCTCGAGCGCGACCTCGGGGCGATCGCGACGGCCGACTACGCCCACGTCGACGTGATGGACCAGCACTTCGTGCCGAACCTGACGCTCGGCCTGCCGGTGGTCCGCCGGCTGGCGCAGGTGTCGCCCGTGCCCCTGGACGTGCACCTGATGATCGAGGACGCCGACCGCTGGGCCCCGGAGTACGCGGCCGCCGGGGCTGCCTCCGTGACGTTCCACGCCGAGGCCGCCCAGGCCCCGGTCCGACTGGCCCGTGAGCTGCGTGAGCGCGGCGTGCGGGCCGGTATCGCGCTGCGGCCGGCCAGCCCTGTAGAACCGCTGCTGGACCTGCTGGCCGAGTTCGACATGGTGCTGGTGATGACCGTCGAGCCGGGGTTCGGCGGTCAGTCGTTCATCGAGGGGACGCTGCCCAAGCTGCGGCGGCTGCGGCAGGCCGTCCGTGAGTCGGGGACGGGCACGTGGATCCAGGTGGACGGCGGGGTGTCCCGCGACACGATCGGCCGGATCGCCCGGGCGGGTGCCGACACCTTCGTCGCCGGTTCCGCCGTCTACGGTGCCGCCGACGTGGCGGCGGAGATCGCCGCCCTCCGCGAGTTCGCAGAGGCACCGATCCAGGCGTGACCTCGCCTGTGGCATGATCGAGGGCAGCAAGTCGAGTACACACACGTGCTCCGGGGTCGGTGCAATTCCGAGCCGGCGGTGACAGTCCGCGACCCGCGAGGTCCTCTCGAGGACCGGACGGTTGACCTGGTGGAACTCCGGGACCGACGGTGAAAGTCCGGATGGGAGGAGACGTGGCGACGCGCGGCGGTCCGCGCGTCGTGCGGTCGGGTGAGCCCTGCCGTCATCCCCGGAGCCCGAGAGGGACCGGGAGGCACGGATGGTGGGCACCGCCGAGACGAGCGCCGGTGTGCGCGCCGCGCAGCCGTCTGCCCGCGAGCGCGCCGCCATGGAGCGCGCGATCGACCTCGCGCGGCGAGGCCCGGCGCACGGGCCGAACCCACGGGTCGGTGCGGTTCTGCTCGACGCGTCCGGAGCCGTGGTGGCCGAGGGCTGGCACGCCGGTGCCGGCACCCCCCACGCGGAGGTCGCCGCGCTCACCGCCGCAGCCCGCAGCGGTGCGGACGTCCGCGGCGCGACGGCCGTCGTGACGCTCGAGCCGTGCGACCACACCGGCCGGACCGGCCCGTGCAGCAGGGCGCTGATCGAGGCGGGCGTCGCCCGGGTGGTGTACGCCGTGGACGACCCGAACCCGGACGCGGCCGGGGGAGCAGCACGCCTGCGGTCCGCCGGCGTGGACGTCGTCGGCGGTGTGCTCGCCGGGGCGGCGCGCGAGCTGCTCCGGCCCTGGCTCGCCGCCGTCGAGCAGGGTCGCCCGTTCGTCACGCTCAAGCTGGCCAGCAGCCTCGACGGCCGCGTCGCCGCGGCGGACGGCAGCAGCCGCTGGATCACCGGGACGG from Cellulomonas sp. NTE-D12 encodes:
- the metK gene encoding methionine adenosyltransferase; its protein translation is MSASAARLFTSESVTEGHPDKVCDQISDAILDAMLAQDPLSRVAVETMVTTGLVHVAGEVTTDAYVEIPQVIREVVNEIGYTSSDIGFDGDSCGVSVSIGQQSPDIAQGVDKALEARQDDSDLDPLDLQGAGDQGLMFGYACDDTPSLMPLPIWVAHRLAEQLAAVRKAGVVKGLRPDGKTQVTIGYEGDRAVSLDTVVVSTQHEPDVNLETTLAPAVAELVVGPVLAELDLDTTGHRLLVNPTGQFVIGGPKGDAGLTGRKIIVDTYGGFARHGGGAFSGKDPSKVDRSAAYAMRWVAKNVVAAGLARRCEVQVAYAIGTAHPVGLYVETFGTGQVPIDRLTAAIRDVFDLRPAAIVRDLDLLRPIYRRTAAYGHFGRELADFTWERTDRVADLQSAVG
- a CDS encoding primosomal protein N', with translation MPRVRAPRRQLPVDTAARLPVARVCVDVQPAHLDRVFEYLVPATLDERAVPGCRLKVRFGGQDVDGWLLERTEEADHEGRLVPIRRVVTSGPVLTPELARVARAVADRYAGTLADVLRLAVPPRHARVEAEMDALGPAQAPAAAPAAAGGAWSAYRGGPALLQHLLAGGAPRAVWTALPGPQGDRWPDAVAQAVAACVLGGRGALVVAPDRRDVDRVVAALEQVGLPAWSPAADGGVVRLTAEDGPAPRYRAFLAALGGRARVVVGTRASAFAPVEDLGLVVCWDDGDPLHAEPRAPYPHVREVLTLRAEAAGAAAIFGGHGRSVEAQALVERGWAASVTADRAVLRARTPRVRALTSVELAREGAAAAARLPAPAFAAIRSALERGPVLVQVPRAGYLPAVACTRCRATARCAVCTGPLGLTGPDAVPACRWCGRLATAWRCSTCGNDGLRSVRVGSERTAEEIGRAFPGTTVRVSGARAAAGVLAQVPDRPAIVVATPGAEPVAAGGYAAAVLLDASVATTGDALSAEPDALRRWLAAAALVRPIGDGGEVLLVGDGAERPTQALVRWDPAGLAARELAERAELGLPPVIRVATVTGPREAVGLVVGRVQVPETTVWGPVAVSAPGGSPDPLDPDVRAMLRAPRSRGAELTRALAASVAVRSARREGGTLRVQVDPQELL
- a CDS encoding HAD-IA family hydrolase — encoded protein: MSTVDTLVLDLGNVLVPWHPERAFEGLVPDEDVRRFLEDVDFPELNRSLDAGRDWADARHELSAMGPWYVDMLDLYLAHFPRTLAGEVPGMARLVRELHDVGLRLLGLTNWSAATFHHAVPAAPAIGLLEAVVVSGQEGVIKPDPRIFALVVDRFGLQPAATLFVDDSSVNVAAAHAAGLPAVVFTDAGRLRADLRARGVPVAAA
- a CDS encoding methionyl-tRNA formyltransferase — its product is MRLLFAGTPAPAVPSLEGLIASRHDVVAVLTRPDAPSGRGRTLTASPVRQVAEAHGIEVLSPRRLRDEDFRARFAALAIDAVAVVAYGALIPADLLAAVPEGWTNLHFSLLPAWRGAAPVQHALIAGDEVTGATTFRIEEGLDTGPVYGLLTETIRPRDTAGDLLDRLAHAGAGLLVRTMDGIADGTLVAVAQGGDGISHAPKLTAEDGRVRWTHPAHAVDRRIRGCTPEPGAWTMLPDGTRLGLGPVTPVGETLPAGVLQIGRRDVLVGTGSTAVRLGTVSAPGRRTMPAADWARGARLANGTVLGAEA
- a CDS encoding transcription antitermination factor NusB, which codes for MSDAPRAARSPGPGDDRRRPSRDHRDAQGRQRGAARAEGRTARSAAAPAQRARRGDAPRTAALETLRAVAGSDAYANLVLPPLLRQRRLHGRDAAFATELTYGTLRLRGRYDAVLAQVVDRDLDRLDPVVLDLLRLGAHQLLGMRVPVHAAVSETVALAREHAGAGAAQLVNAVLRRVSEHPLDDWLHRIADAADPAGTDTSARLAVVESHPAWVVRAFREALVGHGSTADELEAVLQADNDAPAVTLVARPGLVEVDELVAGGVDAAPGRLAGTAAVLRAGDPGELAPVRDGLAGVQDEGSQLVTLALAAAPLDGRDERWLDLAAGPGGKAALLGSLAAQRGARLVANEVHPHRAELVRQSLRAVPAAAVEEIRVGDGRDVGQQEPGAYDRVLLDAPCTGLGALRRRPESRWRRTPADLAALGQLQRGLLASALAAVRPGGVVAYVTCSPHLAETTLVVTDALRAAARAGTAAQVVDARSVVLALVPDGQPAPDLPERPDVQLWPHVHGTDAMHLTLLRRD
- the rpe gene encoding ribulose-phosphate 3-epimerase — encoded protein: MAVRIHPSILSADFANLERDLGAIATADYAHVDVMDQHFVPNLTLGLPVVRRLAQVSPVPLDVHLMIEDADRWAPEYAAAGAASVTFHAEAAQAPVRLARELRERGVRAGIALRPASPVEPLLDLLAEFDMVLVMTVEPGFGGQSFIEGTLPKLRRLRQAVRESGTGTWIQVDGGVSRDTIGRIARAGADTFVAGSAVYGAADVAAEIAALREFAEAPIQA
- the ribD gene encoding bifunctional diaminohydroxyphosphoribosylaminopyrimidine deaminase/5-amino-6-(5-phosphoribosylamino)uracil reductase RibD, which codes for MVGTAETSAGVRAAQPSARERAAMERAIDLARRGPAHGPNPRVGAVLLDASGAVVAEGWHAGAGTPHAEVAALTAAARSGADVRGATAVVTLEPCDHTGRTGPCSRALIEAGVARVVYAVDDPNPDAAGGAARLRSAGVDVVGGVLAGAARELLRPWLAAVEQGRPFVTLKLASSLDGRVAAADGSSRWITGTVARRHAHELREEVDAIVVGTGTALQDDPSLTARTADGTLTGHQPLRVVVGYRAVPGDSRLRGPGGPLLTLATHDPAQVLAALAEREVRHVLLEGGPTLAAAFLRARLVDEVHAYIAPVLLGAGRSSVADLGVSTIDEAVRLRPRKVRPLGPDVLVVADATWEGRED